CGGAGGCTGGCTCTGAGATGGCACTGTACTCGCTGTAGCTCACTGCAGTGCCCCAGATAGCCGACTATAACAGCCTGCCATGCTCGTCTCGTGGTGGCATCTCTTCCTGGGAGCGCAAAGCCTCTACAGACACGGTAAGACTGTTTGTGCGGGTGTTTCATCAAGAGTCAGAGTGTTTGTCCACATCTGTGGAGGAGTGTCCTGTAAGTGACCTtgatctaaacacacacacacaccagcagcagTGTATAAACTGAAGCAGGTCGCTGTATTACAGCAGATTTCCTCTGACTCTGACTGTGTGATTGACTGAAGAGCGTCTGTGTCCAGGTGAGATCCTACTGTCACATGCTGCTATGTTTCTGTATATTATCATGAGACTGTTTGTGTGTTATGGGGTTTTTAATTATGAGATGAGGGTGTTTCTGTATCAGTCTGTGTCTTTGTTGATGTATAAACTGGGAACAGTGTTTTGGGAATTGTAGCTTGGTCATGTTGTAAATCATTATTGTGGTTAGGAACAGGACAGGGCCAAACTTCACCAACATGTCCTGTTGAGATTTGCTTGCTTCACCACAAAGTAACCTCTTATTTTCCTTCCAAATTCTTCAAAGATTTCCATCAGCCTCAAAATCCAGAATGCAAATTTTAAGCTCTATATTTTTAAGTCCTTTTTTTACTAGAATGTACAGTACATTGtagtatgaaatatatatatatatatatatatatatatatatatatatatatatatatataatatatatatatatatatatatatattagtgctgtcaaatgattaatcgcatccaaaataaaagtttttgtttacataatatatgtgtgtgtacacggtgtatattcattatgtatatataaatacacacacatacatgtatatatttaagaaaaatgtgttatgtttatatattaaatatatttatatataagatataagaatataaatatatacacatgtaaatattttcaaaatatatactgtatgtgtgtgtatttatatacagtatacataataatatacacagcacacacacgttatgtaaacaaaaacttttattttggatgcgattaatcatttgacagcactaatgttgtgtatatatatatatatatttttttttttttttttttttttttttttttttatatttaagtttcatTTAATGTAACAGAGATGTTCAAGTAACATattgtttgtagttttatttaactatgaTTACCCTGATCTTGTATCCTAAGTATTTGCTGAGAAATGtatgagttcatattgagatctctgactgtAGTATCTGAatcaaatctgagcacagtttgagacactgTAAAGATCTCTAGATGAGATGCGTGAGAGATTACTGGTGACATCTCAGATACTGTAAATGCTCTTAAAAGAATGTAATTGCTATTAAAGTGATCTCGTTGAGTTTGTACTCTCTGCTCATCACCAGGTTCCTGGTcatacggtgtgtgtgtgtgtgtgtgtgtgtgtgctctgcagTGTTGAGCATGGCGTCGGTTCTGCAGAAGCTCATCACTCCTCTGTCCAGCGGGCCGCTGGAGCCGCCGAGGAACAAGGTGACGGTGGTGGGTGTGGGACAGGTCGGCATGGCCTGCGCCGTCAGCGTTCTGCTGCGGGTGAGACTCGCTCGTCCTGCGGTTATTGATCATCACAGGCTGTCCTCGCCATTCGCCAACATGCTCCGGACTTTGAGACCGCAGCACAAACATACTCCTGGACAAATTCCTTGTTGGTTTATTGATTGTACACGAGGTTATGCACATTTTGCTCAAACTGATGATGTCAGTAAGTCAGTGGGTCATTGGGCTGTTTGTCCACGCTTGACTTTGATCACTTTGTCCAGTTAGACTTAAGGTGAAGAACCACGGGGGggaaaacaactaaataaatgagGTTGAGAAAAACCTACACTGGCCACTGATGTGACAATCACATTTTTCCAAAATCAAagcaaaagtgtaaaaaataatataaaattaattaatttaaaattctcaGAGAGTATAATTTTGATACATCTCgtctataaaaaaatatgttttcagttgtaatcattttattttattttattattaaagcagtatatctattaattatattttgttcatatttttttcatgttgttgttattattagtagtagtatttctatcatttatatttctcatttattatttttgttgttattagtatttcatactgtttttattattaggttctattgatttgtttatatttgtatataagtAGTAATAGTAGAATTtctattttctcatttattattattatttattttcttgctttTAGTAGTAGTGttatttattataactattattattgttttcatactgttattattattagtggtattactattatttatatttttatattattattattattattatttggtattATTATTTATGAGAATTTCTGTTTCATGTTATTATtcataatagtatttttattgtttcatattattttatcagtagtattagtatttctaattctactgtttcatttattattagtagttttAGTATTCATATTGATGTTCATTATCATTACTATttgttttcaaacttatttttcatattattattagtattattattcattttgttttaatatttattattaatattattattagtagtagtagtatttctattatttatatgtttgatattattagtgttatattattattattatattattattctttgcatattatttgtattcatttttataaatattaattaacatttattattatttgtcttaaAAAAGCAGTGAAGGGGTTTAGTTTTAAAGTATGATCTTAAGATGAAGTGCATACTTGTGTGTAGTATGAGTGTGTAACTGTGGAGCTGACCCTGCTGAGTTTTTGGCTTGATGTTGTGCTGCAGGAGCTGGCGGATGAGCTGGCGCTGGTGGACGTCATCGAGGACAGACTCAAGGGCGAGATGATGGACTTGCAGCACGGAAGCCTCTTCCTAAAGACGCCCAAGATCGTCTCAGGCACAGGTAGCGCTCAGCTCCTCAAAGACTCGTTTTGAGTGGTTTGAACCTCACGAAGGTCTGGTGTTGTCCTGTAGATTACTCTGTGACGGCTAACTCTCGTATCGTGGTGGTGACGGCAGGCGTGCGTCAGCAGGAGGGCGAGAGCAGACTGAATCTGGTGCAGAGAAACGTCAACATCTTCAAACACATCATCCCGCAGATCGTCAGATACAGTCCCGACTGCATCCTCATCGTCGTGTCCAACCCAGGTTCCCATAAACACACAGTCCCATACGTTTCACCCTTTATTTGCTTGTGACACACAGTTTTTATGCCCGTGTAGTGGACGTATTGACATACGTGACCTGGAAGCTGAGCGGCCTGCCCAAGCACCGCGTCATCGGCAGCGGGACCAACCTGGACTCGGCTCGCTTTCGGTATCTGATGGCCGAGAGGTTGGGCATCCATCCCAGCAGCTTCAACGGATGGATTCTGGGAGAACATGGTGACTCCAGCGGTGAGACAAGccagacaaatatatataatgtaatatcacttataaatatataattaattatgaaatgtatttaaaataatacatgaaacttattattaaaatattatgctttttttaaaaaaaaacaaattatttaatgtaatatataatcaaattaaaatatgaattgaattatataaagataaattatgaataaaaaaatgtgtaaaaaatgaaaaatattattaaaattattttaatgatgtatcattaaaatataaattatttaaataatattatatataataaaataaagtgtaatagttattatatgtaaaataatattcatatttattcatattaatacaaattatttaaataaaaaatataattatattaattatacagtgtaaaataaactatttcaatTTAATATAGAATAAATTTGTGGACAtagcataaattatataaataaaattattaatgattaaatgcatatttaaaaaaattattaaaattaatgaaaatgaaaaatattattaaattgaaatgtattattaaaatacattatttaaataataattaaattattatgagGATTTCTAAAATAAGactcattatttattaaatgaatataaattaaataaataatatgattatataaactatttagtgtaaatatttcatattgaattaaattattgtatcaaatatattttttgagtgtaagaataaattatgtaaatataattgaaaataattaataacgttaaattattcatattcatcaaattattaatatacttacatatttattcataaattacatttaggcaaataaatctgttattaaaataataataatagataattaggaataattaataatttagttattcataaattaatattatactttttaatattttaaaatcatttttattttagatttctatAAGTGTAAagtaaattatatgtatatataaaaacaagttttgAAATTGTCATATCGTTCAACCACTCATggtctctgtgtgtttgcactgcAGTTCCCGTCTGGAGTGGCACTAATGTGGCAGGAGTCAGTCTGCAGAAACTCAATCCAGACATCGGCACAGACACGGACGCAGAGAACTGGAGAGAAACACACAAGAAAGTCGTGGACAGGTACGTCATCAGGCTACTATTTTAGTTCTCATTCCTCATTAAgatcagttcacccaaaatgcatATTATGCGATTTTATTAGgctgtttattaaaaatagtttgtgAATGAGTATGCAGTATGGAACAATAAACACTTGAAACACTATGCTACATCGTCATCACATGACTATACTGCTTAACTCAGTGTGCTGTCCAGGTATCATCTCACAAATATAGTATTTAGAATGCATCTTTGTGTAGAAAAGAATTCAAGCTATTCTGCTAGAAGTGAATGTATCCATAAAGTACTTCCAAGACCGTGTGTTGTTCTCCACAGCGCCTATGAGGTGATCCGCCTGAAGGGCTACACTAACTGGGCCATCGGGCTGAGCGTGGCCGACCTGACAGAGAGTCTCATGAAGAACCTCAACCGAGTCCATCCCGTTTCCACCATGGTGAAGGTCAGTATGAAGGGGTACTCTTATTGGTTGATAGTGTTGTGAgtctatcttgagtaacaaaagggccatttgcaCTGGATTGTTTTACCATCCTTTATCCATAGTGTAACcttaacaaaatattgttattgaaCCATTTCAGTTATAAATGATGTGCTAACTAAAGCATTAACATGTGCTACCTATTGGAATACAatcacttaatagcaacgctctcccacatatttggCTATTATAACTGATGATGAAAGTGCTGATGTATTGCATGTGTTTCAGGGTTTGTACGGCATCAGTGACGAGGTGTACCTGAGCCTGCCGTGCGTGTTGAACAGCGCTGGAGTGGGCAGCGTGGTCAACATGAGCCTGACCAGTGACGAGGTCTCGCAGCTGAAGAAGAGCGCAGACATGCTGTGGCACATCCAGAAAGACCTGAAAGACCTGTAACGCTTACTCACAACCAATGGCTATTATTCACAGCTTCGAACGTTTGATTGCTGCTATGACAAGACATCCACGcctaagatttttcttttaacctCCTACTTGTATTATGTTCTTGAAATCATCTTTCAATTGATTTGGGGGTTTGAATTTACGTAtataaaggagtagttcacccaaaaatgcaatttgctgaatatttactcaccctgaggtcatccaagatgtggattagtttgtttcttcataagatttggagaaatgtagcattagaTTACTTGCttaccagtggatgctctgcagtgaatgggtgccgtcagaatgagagtcctaccagctgataaaaacatcacaataatccacaagtaatccagtgATTATAAGACTTAATGATTgatctgtttcttacaaacacacagtttttcacttctccagatgttaactgtggtgtggattattgtgatgtttttatcagctgtttgactctcattctgacggcacccattcactgcagagcatccattggtgagcaagtgatgcaatgctacatttctccaaatctgatgaagaaacatagCAAATATAGCAAATACTATACACTACAAATCAAAGGTTTAGACACACTTGACAGAATCCATGATTTGTGATCTTAGAAAATTCtcaatccaaaacaaaaaaaaacaatttttttgttgaatttttttgatTCAAAAAAGATATGCATTGAAGTGGATTGCAAGGAAAAGCATCATCAAGCATTAACATTACATGGTCAAGTGCACCTCATGAAAGTCCAGAATGATCATAGCTGGAATCTAgactttttaaacttatttttttttttcatttgtgtcatGTTTTGATCAGTAAATGTGAAAATAGTCATAAAGATGGTGTGTCCAAACGTTTGATTGACACTGTTAGACTTCCAACTGACCGTTGGTTACAGGAACTAGTCAATGTACTCACTAAATGTTGAATGAAAGTGCAAAATGTAAACCACATGCTAGCAATACATACAATCTTTGTGTAATATCTGCACTGAGCGCTGATATAAGGCTGTAAATGTGATGTCTATCACAGTCCAACACCAGACAAGTAGACCTTTCAAGGATATAATCCGTTTAATAAACAGGATCTTTGTTGGTAAAAATGTACATTAGTCTCACATTTGAAGTATTTACAAATACTTAAACAAGTCAGTCATGTATAATAACAGCATGTCACGTAGGTTGCTTAATTTCCCTCGGGAGCACGAAGAGATGAAACTGTCTCCGCTCCACTAGGTGGCGCTCATGTGGAAAAAGTCCAAATTAGAttctgacaaataaaaaaagcaaaacagaccAGTTGGCACATAAAAgcgcaataaaaaaaacagtaacgaCTTCATTCAGAACCCAGTTGATTCCTTTCAGTTATGCTTCGTTCAATGGAACTTCGTCGTCTGTCCATCTTGTGGTCATTTAGGGGTTCAGTGGTCCCTGTCGCCCCCTGCAGGGGGAGTCATGTGATGCAGCAACACAAAACAGCGCCTGACTTGGTTTTGTAATCAGTCCCAGAGAAAACATGAACATCTCACAGGTAAAGTATCAAAAAACTCATCTTGTCGTTCAGAAATGTTGGCCAGCGAGACGCCGAGCCAGAAGCACTATTAtgacaaatataaatatgagCCCCTCATAGAAAACGCTAAACCGTTGACCGTTATACCATGGTGTTGCTCTCGCCCACTTTATCCACAAActaaaagagaaacagaagaaCATTACTGTAATCATGTGACATGATTTTAAGTGTCACTTACGCAACCAAACTAGTGACAAAAGAGTCAGTGAACTGTTTTTAACTTACCCCACTGATACCAGGAAGGTTTAGTAAAGATCCAAGAATAGGCACCCGCCTTATAAAGCCAACCGCAACTGGGAAAAAGCCCCTGAAAACAGATGGACAACTAATTTATATCAAGTAATATTAAAGCTATGCTATGTAACGTTTGTCCTTCTAGTGGCTGAAGTGAACAATTACAAGTTACTTGTGTTTTAGTTAATATGGGAGTTGTGCTATGGCTCCGCTGTTTTCAGTGAATGTTCATTAGTCGCTAGAAAAATAACAAAGAgcataaaacagaaaatctatTTGCGCTACAAACAAACGTGTGTCTATGATTATGCgttaaaattatataacaaatagTAGTTTGCCATATCAAGCATCGTAacggactgttttttttttttttatggaaacgaATGACAccggaagtctcacacattcaagttacaaatttTAACCCGTTCGTTAAaacaaaataaggtggatacctCTCCTAATTGACATTAAAACTCTTTCAATAACGAAAGACGGCTATCGTTCACATATTTTCCccattttaactgtattactgACAAATGCTTTGATAATAAATAGACTTAACTCATAGAAATTACAATgcgcagttttttttaatttcagagggatatgacataaatatatatgatatgatacaattactattgttttgcattaataagtgcagttacttATTATTgtagaataatattattaatttcttgtttatgtcatgtttatacacatttgacagtaaagcactagaCTTGAGTTGGAAAgcttacaatatttatttgattaacagCAGTAACATGgggaaaatcattttttttgtagaaaaagtatatatattgtactcttattaaatgtaccattataattataatagagTCTTATATGGAACTGCAACTTCGTGATTATATGTGATTTAGTcgcaaattgaagaaaagtttgttttttgaagcactttgtgacttttcttacttcatacacccaaaaaaaaatagcaagaCTCTGACAAAATCCGATttcttgatttgatattttataattgttattttatcgtttcaaaatataaaggacaaagtataaatgaatgactaataagccaataagtgctcccCTGCTGCCATCTGCAAGTTATAATGGTgagttgatgtatttttttttttatttttaaaatgtattttgtaagtgTTTGTTCACCACAGTCAACCCCActgaaaataacattcaaattggATTTAATTCGGGAGCTTTGAAGTGCTGGAAACAGCTGTGTGTAATGCTTGTACGTCATTAAAAATTGCTCgaatttctctctcaaacatTTGTTCAAACCCTGAAATGAACAATATAATAACATTCGACTATTTCTGCCACAACACCACGGTTAAAGCTAGCGTTGCTGCTTCTTGGGCCCGTTCTTCGTACCTCTTAATACAATAATACTCTTAATAgcttaatacatctgagatgatatgaaagatgccagatcttctaatagtgataactgatctctggctaatttggttcaaaaaaaaattgcagacttgattaaaatatctggattaatTTGTATAAGATTACTGTCCGTGTTCCCCGAAAACTGCAGATGTATCGATACTCGAAcccacgatcagcaatgcagcgattggctggcagcaacgtaatgacatcatataattaaaaaagacacctgacgaaaaacttgacaaatttctggacttttataaggaaacagccaagcgaacaaaactacataaatgatatactacatatataaatgaaatgtgcactgtttttatagttttccatgattccctattatttatattagtttgcTGAGTTGAACAATGAGGTGGTCGTGCCAGTGTGACCGctcaaaaaaaatatactcacactgcaaaaaaaaaaaattgtcacaaaaTGCAACTatttggtcgcagtctggagccctgctagACAAACAGGCCAGTAACTGGTTAATTTGAGACAATGCAAACTATGTTGATTCGTGTTTTATTACAGGttcattgttttctgttttcgcTTGCAAACTCTTCAGTTCCAGGTTCATTTGTTGTGGTTTCTATCTATTATAGGCCCTCCATTGTTTGTAGGGTAAGGCAAAAACACAACGTCAGAAGATAGTGTGCTCgcttattattaaattgtatttattttggggtgaaaaaaa
The DNA window shown above is from Cyprinus carpio isolate SPL01 chromosome B25, ASM1834038v1, whole genome shotgun sequence and carries:
- the ldhbb gene encoding L-lactate dehydrogenase B-B chain isoform X2, which encodes MASVLQKLITPLSSGPLEPPRNKVTVVGVGQVGMACAVSVLLRELADELALVDVIEDRLKGEMMDLQHGSLFLKTPKIVSGTDYSVTANSRIVVVTAGVRQQEGESRLNLVQRNVNIFKHIIPQIVRYSPDCILIVVSNPVDVLTYVTWKLSGLPKHRVIGSGTNLDSARFRYLMAERLGIHPSSFNGWILGEHGDSSVPVWSGTNVAGVSLQKLNPDIGTDTDAENWRETHKKVVDSAYEVIRLKGYTNWAIGLSVADLTESLMKNLNRVHPVSTMVKGLYGISDEVYLSLPCVLNSAGVGSVVNMSLTSDEVSQLKKSADMLWHIQKDLKDL
- the ldhbb gene encoding L-lactate dehydrogenase B-B chain isoform X1 → MLVSWWHLFLGAQSLYRHVLSMASVLQKLITPLSSGPLEPPRNKVTVVGVGQVGMACAVSVLLRELADELALVDVIEDRLKGEMMDLQHGSLFLKTPKIVSGTDYSVTANSRIVVVTAGVRQQEGESRLNLVQRNVNIFKHIIPQIVRYSPDCILIVVSNPVDVLTYVTWKLSGLPKHRVIGSGTNLDSARFRYLMAERLGIHPSSFNGWILGEHGDSSVPVWSGTNVAGVSLQKLNPDIGTDTDAENWRETHKKVVDSAYEVIRLKGYTNWAIGLSVADLTESLMKNLNRVHPVSTMVKGLYGISDEVYLSLPCVLNSAGVGSVVNMSLTSDEVSQLKKSADMLWHIQKDLKDL